TTGGCTACATATGTAGAAAGTCACGAAGGATTACAATTATATCGTCAAGCTTTTAAGGAAATCAATGAACAAAGACCGCACGTGTTAGAAGCAAAACAAGAAAAAATCTTAGCAGAAGCAGGAGATGTGATTCGTTCTTCTAGTAATACGTTTGGAATGTTAAATAATGCAGATCTTACATTCCCGACCATTAAAGATGTGGACGGGGAAGAAGTAGAGGTGACACACGGTCGCTATACTCGATTAATGGAAAGCGAAGACCGTCGTGTACGCCATGATGCGTTTAAAGCAATGTATGACACATATGGAGCGTTTAAAAATACGTTTTCTAGCACGTTAAGCGGAACTATAAAAAAAGATAACTTTTATGCAAAAGTACGGAAATATCATTCTGCACGCCATGCTGCATTATCCAATAATCATATTCCAGAAAAAGTGTACGATCAATTAATCGAAGTCATTCATGAACGAATGGATTTAATGTATCGTTATGTGGCGCTTCGTAAAAAAGCATTAGGGCTAGATGAACTGCATATGTATGATTTATATACACCGATGGTAAAAGAAGTGGAGTATAAAGTAACATACGAAGAAGCGAAAGAGATTATTTTAAAAGGATTACACCCACTAGGGGAAGAATACCGTCAAATTTTAACCGAAGCATTTGAAAACGGTTGGATAGACGTTGTTGAGAATGTAGGGAAACGAAGTGGTGCTTATTCTTCTGGCACATACGGAACAAACCCATATATTTTACTAAACTGGCAAGATAATGTAAATAATTTATTTACGTTGGCACATGAATTAGGGCATTCTGTTCATAGCTATTATACGAGAAAATTCCAGCCGTATCCGTACGGAGATTATAGTATTTTTGTTGCCGAAGTAGCATCGACATGTAACGAAGCGCTTTTAAATGACTACTTATTAAAAACAGAAACAGATAAAAAGAAAAAATTATATTTATTAAACCACTATTTAGAAACATTTAGAGCGACTGTTTATCGGCAAACAATGTTTGCAGAGTTTGAGCATTTGATGCATGAACAAGCGGCAAATGGTACACCGTTAACAGCTG
The genomic region above belongs to Massilibacterium senegalense and contains:
- the pepF gene encoding oligoendopeptidase F — its product is MQKSLPKRQEVEEKYKWRLEDIFSSDDDWEKEFEAIQQFIPQVEQFQQKLGESAETLYRALQTKDELSMRLGKLYVYSHMRNDEDTGNNYYQALHDRAALLATEISSKLSFFLPELLAIPEETLATYVESHEGLQLYRQAFKEINEQRPHVLEAKQEKILAEAGDVIRSSSNTFGMLNNADLTFPTIKDVDGEEVEVTHGRYTRLMESEDRRVRHDAFKAMYDTYGAFKNTFSSTLSGTIKKDNFYAKVRKYHSARHAALSNNHIPEKVYDQLIEVIHERMDLMYRYVALRKKALGLDELHMYDLYTPMVKEVEYKVTYEEAKEIILKGLHPLGEEYRQILTEAFENGWIDVVENVGKRSGAYSSGTYGTNPYILLNWQDNVNNLFTLAHELGHSVHSYYTRKFQPYPYGDYSIFVAEVASTCNEALLNDYLLKTETDKKKKLYLLNHYLETFRATVYRQTMFAEFEHLMHEQAANGTPLTAEKLTEMYYDLNKSYFGKDIVIDKEIGLEWARIPHFYYNYYVYQYATGFSAATALSNQILTEGEPAVHRYINHFLKAGSSDYPIEVLKRAGVDMTAKEPIQQALDVFEQRLNEMEQLLGQ